One genomic region from Eremothecium gossypii ATCC 10895 chromosome I, complete sequence encodes:
- the RCF2 gene encoding Rcf2p (Syntenic homolog of Saccharomyces cerevisiae YNR018W (AIM38)) has translation MKLLTEEEISAHRYHTLSGGIKGMMGGLAISAFIFKVVPMRFPRFNPMNFSYSIRTAILISPPTLLASICAEEASNHFDRLMYGANADPNTLAEAKRWAELPLGDKLLESGLNNKYKIIGSLWAASMYGSWRLVDRDPIMTKVQKAVQARMYAQALTVVMLLASVMLSMYGAKRNPENKEQRRQRQWELLLDQAANEEREFENSRRLSNEERVKGKIYRYD, from the coding sequence CATGATGGGCGGTTTGGCCATCAGTGCATTTATCTTTAAGGTGGTGCCCATGCGCTTCCCGCGGTTCAACCCGATGAACTTCAGTTATTCGATTAGGACAGCGATTCTGATCTCGCCGCCCACGTTACTTGCAAGTATTTGCGCTGAGGAGGCCTCCAACCACTTTGACAGGCTGATGTACGGCGCCAACGCGGACCCCAATACCCTTGCGGAGGCCAAACGCTGGGCTGAGCTACCTTTGGGCGACAAGCTTTTGGAGAGCGGGCTAAACAATAAGTACAAGATCATCGGTAGTTTGTGGGCAGCTTCCATGTACGGCTCGTGGCGCCTCGTTGACAGAGACCCCATCATGACTAAAGTACAGAAGGCCGTGCAGGCCAGAATGTACGCACAGGCTTTGACTGTGGTTATGCTACTTGCGTCTGTAATGTTGTCGATGTACGGCGCCAAGAGAAACCCGGAGAACAAGGAACAGAGGCGCCAGCGGCAATGGGAGCTGCTATTGGACCAAGCCGCTAACGAGGAGCGCGAATTTGAGAACTCCAGGCGGCTGTCCAATGAGGAAAGAGTCAAAGGCAAGATTTACAGGTATGACTAA